From a region of the Nonlabens sp. Hel1_33_55 genome:
- a CDS encoding phenylacetate--CoA ligase family protein has translation MALPLFRKSLQWQGYDLKMATAVFKANLNKNEQEQLVQRELILKHHFKSKAFYNTHVKDKNATWENLPIITKSDLQQPLHQRLSKGFSTRNVFKGSTSGSSGHPFSFAKDKFCHAMTWAAFDHAYKQHGIDLDHSLEARFYGIPATGTSRFIEQLKDFVGNRHRFPIFNMSDAILKGYLDRFRESKYHYINGYTSSIVLFANYCRAQQVILKDICPTLKACIVTSEMLFKDDRELLESVLGIPVINEYGSSETGLIAMENPDGTMILNTATLFIEVVDEQNQPVVDGTVGRILITDLYNKAHPFIRYEIGDLGSIANKKGVKILEKLQGRTSDIARLPNGKVIPGLTFYYVTKSVISESNNVVEFVIIQKEPLVFEIRYVASTELSFKEKEKVKTAMATYADASIEVIFRKKDRLDRSKNGKLKQFVTEVLG, from the coding sequence ATGGCTCTTCCCTTATTTAGAAAATCACTACAATGGCAAGGCTATGATTTGAAGATGGCCACAGCCGTTTTTAAGGCTAATTTAAATAAGAATGAACAAGAACAATTGGTGCAAAGAGAGCTTATTCTCAAACACCATTTTAAGTCAAAAGCCTTTTACAATACACACGTAAAAGACAAAAACGCAACTTGGGAAAACCTTCCCATAATAACCAAATCAGATCTACAGCAACCATTGCACCAGCGATTGAGCAAAGGTTTCTCTACCAGAAATGTTTTCAAAGGATCCACTAGTGGTTCTAGCGGTCACCCGTTTTCTTTTGCTAAGGATAAATTTTGCCACGCCATGACATGGGCAGCTTTTGATCACGCTTATAAACAACATGGCATTGATCTCGATCATTCCCTTGAGGCTAGATTTTATGGCATACCGGCAACCGGCACCAGCCGATTCATAGAGCAATTGAAGGATTTTGTAGGGAACAGACACCGGTTTCCAATATTCAATATGAGTGATGCTATTTTGAAGGGATATTTAGATCGCTTTCGCGAAAGCAAATATCATTACATCAACGGCTACACCAGCAGCATTGTTTTGTTTGCCAATTATTGTCGTGCGCAACAAGTCATTCTTAAAGACATTTGCCCTACACTCAAGGCTTGTATAGTGACCAGCGAAATGCTTTTTAAGGATGATCGCGAGTTGTTAGAATCTGTACTAGGAATACCTGTGATCAATGAATATGGTAGCAGCGAGACTGGATTGATCGCGATGGAAAACCCAGATGGCACAATGATACTTAACACAGCGACTCTTTTTATTGAAGTCGTAGATGAGCAAAACCAACCCGTTGTAGATGGGACGGTTGGCAGAATTCTTATCACAGATCTGTATAATAAGGCACATCCATTCATTAGATATGAGATAGGTGATCTGGGAAGTATTGCTAACAAAAAAGGGGTGAAAATCCTGGAAAAATTACAAGGTAGAACCAGCGATATTGCACGATTACCAAACGGTAAAGTAATTCCCGGTCTGACCTTTTATTATGTTACAAAGAGTGTTATTTCAGAATCCAATAATGTTGTTGAATTCGTCATTATACAAAAAGAGCCTTTAGTTTTTGAGATTCGATATGTGGCGTCAACAGAGTTGAGCTTCAAAGAAAAAGAAAAGGTAAAAACAGCTATGGCTACTTATGCCGACGCCTCTATAGAAGTGATTTTCCGAAAAAAGGATAGGCTAGATCGCAGTAAAAATGGAAAGCTCAAGCAGTTCGTCACAGAAGTTTTAGGTTAG
- a CDS encoding glycosyltransferase family 2 protein: MDLVSVIVPVYNSAATLKDTLDSILAQNYRPIEIIVVDDCSNDNSHAFAKAYSQQHHKQNINFVIQRNEENMGAGYTRNKALGLSTGRYIAFLDADDLWRPYKLNTQIEAMNSSGRKVCYSAYEIFKDDSNNPVAVQQVFSELTFNKLHNTNYLGNLTGIYDASVIGKISISSMRKRQDWAMWLDVLKKGGPAIGIQEPLASYRLGAGLSASKIDLIKYNFAVYRSHLGYGFLKSCWCMVQFFYEQFFVKNTMKKRL; encoded by the coding sequence ATGGATTTGGTTTCAGTGATCGTCCCAGTTTACAATAGTGCTGCGACTTTAAAAGATACGCTGGATAGTATCTTAGCTCAAAACTATCGCCCTATTGAAATTATAGTCGTCGACGATTGCAGCAATGATAATAGTCACGCTTTCGCGAAAGCGTATTCTCAACAACATCATAAACAAAACATCAACTTTGTTATTCAGCGCAATGAGGAGAACATGGGCGCTGGATATACTCGAAATAAAGCATTGGGGTTATCTACGGGCCGTTACATAGCTTTTCTAGACGCAGACGACCTGTGGAGGCCCTACAAGCTAAACACGCAAATAGAGGCTATGAACTCCAGCGGAAGGAAGGTTTGCTATTCAGCTTATGAGATTTTTAAGGATGATTCAAATAATCCAGTAGCTGTACAGCAGGTTTTTTCAGAATTGACTTTTAATAAGCTACACAATACTAACTATCTAGGAAACCTAACAGGTATCTATGATGCGAGCGTCATTGGTAAAATCTCAATTTCCAGTATGCGCAAACGACAGGATTGGGCGATGTGGCTGGATGTACTCAAAAAAGGTGGTCCAGCAATAGGTATCCAAGAACCTCTGGCCAGTTACAGATTAGGAGCTGGACTATCTGCCTCAAAAATCGATCTGATTAAATATAATTTTGCGGTTTATAGAAGCCATTTAGGATACGGATTTCTGAAAAGTTGCTGGTGTATGGTACAATTCTTTTACGAGCAATTTTTTGTGAAGAATACGATGAAGAAACGGCTCTAA
- a CDS encoding undecaprenyl-phosphate glucose phosphotransferase translates to MNTKTLESTADASLSYRDGRYSSLIRPISYVVDLAIVIYGSAFFFESNFDTLSFSIFIGICWIIMSMQIGFYQIHRNTAVTKLLGLIFKQAVFFTLVVFAFFGYYYQIDSTSGYILKYIAVIYTLIAIFKITVYFIFKNYRSYLGGNFRNIVVIGDNKETRELETFLEAHPDYGYRLQHLYDVNSTGYDLDRIKEFVLENGIDEIFCSVKELDNDELLELTDYADNNLRTLKFIPNPETILSKHLKYDYYGQTPILSLREIPLDDPLNQLAKRAFDIIFSLLVIIGFLSWLTPLIAILIKLESNGPIFFKQKRNGLDYQEFECYKFRSMVPNKTAHLHQVSRNDTRITGLGKLLRKTSIDELPQFFNVLKGDMSVVGPRPHMVSHTHMYAERIDKFMVRHFVKPGITGLAQVSGYRGEVESDDDIVGRVRNDIDYIENWSTVMDIRIIFKTVLNILVGDKKAY, encoded by the coding sequence GTGAACACAAAAACTTTAGAAAGCACAGCAGACGCTAGCCTTAGCTATCGTGATGGACGGTATTCTAGCCTCATAAGACCTATTTCTTATGTGGTTGACCTTGCTATTGTGATTTATGGTTCTGCATTTTTCTTTGAATCTAATTTTGACACACTCTCTTTTTCTATTTTCATTGGAATTTGTTGGATTATCATGTCCATGCAAATAGGCTTTTACCAAATTCACAGGAATACAGCCGTCACAAAATTGCTTGGGCTCATTTTCAAACAGGCTGTGTTTTTTACTCTTGTTGTCTTTGCATTTTTCGGTTACTACTATCAAATCGACAGCACTAGTGGGTATATTCTCAAGTACATCGCGGTGATTTACACGCTTATCGCCATTTTCAAGATCACGGTTTATTTCATTTTTAAAAACTATCGTAGTTATTTGGGAGGTAACTTTCGCAATATTGTGGTGATAGGAGATAATAAGGAAACTCGGGAGTTAGAAACATTTTTAGAAGCTCATCCAGATTATGGTTATAGACTCCAACATTTGTACGACGTTAATTCTACTGGATATGATCTAGATCGCATAAAAGAATTTGTACTTGAAAATGGAATTGATGAGATATTCTGCTCCGTTAAGGAGCTTGACAACGATGAACTTTTAGAGCTGACAGATTATGCAGACAATAATCTGCGTACGCTCAAATTCATTCCCAATCCAGAAACCATACTTTCCAAGCACCTCAAATATGACTACTATGGACAAACACCTATACTTTCCCTAAGGGAAATACCTCTGGACGATCCTTTGAATCAGTTGGCCAAAAGAGCTTTTGATATCATATTTTCACTTCTAGTCATCATTGGTTTTCTGTCCTGGCTTACACCTCTTATTGCTATTCTGATCAAGTTGGAATCAAATGGCCCCATCTTTTTTAAGCAAAAGAGAAATGGATTGGACTATCAGGAATTCGAATGTTACAAGTTCAGATCCATGGTGCCCAACAAGACCGCACATTTACACCAAGTGTCTCGCAATGACACACGTATCACTGGATTGGGAAAACTGCTGCGTAAAACCAGCATTGATGAGCTACCACAGTTTTTCAACGTTTTAAAAGGTGACATGAGTGTGGTTGGACCGCGACCACATATGGTGAGCCACACCCATATGTATGCAGAGCGTATCGATAAGTTCATGGTACGGCACTTTGTAAAACCAGGTATTACCGGTCTTGCCCAGGTAAGCGGTTATCGTGGTGAGGTAGAATCAGATGATGACATCGTGGGCCGCGTGCGCAACGACATCGACTACATAGAAAACTGGAGTACCGTCATGGACATACGTATCATCTTCAAAACCGTACTCAACATTCTAGTGGGCGATAAAAAAGCCTATTAA
- a CDS encoding UDP-glucuronic acid decarboxylase family protein codes for MKKRVLITGAAGFLGSHLCDRFLKEGFHVIGMDNLITGDLKNIEHLFPREDFEFYNHDVSTFVHVAGDLDYILHFASPASPIDYLKIPIQTLKVGSLGTHNLLGLAMAKKARLLIASTSEIYGDPLVHPQTEEYYGNVNTIGPRGVYDEAKRFQESMTMAYHRYHGLETRIVRIFNTYGPRMRLNDGRVIPAFMGQALRGEDITIFGDGSQTRSFCYVDDQVEGIYRLLLSDYSDPVNIGNPHEISIKDFAQEIIDLTGTEQKIVYQPLPQDDPMQRQPDITRAKEVLGWEPKIDRKEGMKLTYEYFKQLSLEELKKSEHKNFRKHSRR; via the coding sequence ATGAAAAAAAGAGTACTCATTACTGGCGCCGCAGGTTTTTTGGGATCTCATCTTTGTGACCGTTTTTTAAAGGAAGGCTTTCATGTCATTGGGATGGATAATTTGATTACTGGCGATCTTAAGAATATTGAACACCTTTTTCCTAGAGAAGACTTTGAATTCTACAATCACGATGTGTCTACTTTTGTTCATGTCGCTGGAGATTTAGATTACATCTTACACTTTGCTTCTCCCGCTAGTCCCATAGACTATTTAAAGATCCCTATCCAGACACTGAAAGTCGGTTCGTTGGGAACACACAATTTGTTGGGCCTTGCAATGGCTAAAAAAGCAAGATTGCTGATAGCTTCTACTTCAGAGATCTACGGTGATCCCTTAGTGCACCCACAAACTGAGGAGTACTACGGTAATGTAAATACCATAGGCCCACGTGGTGTCTATGACGAGGCCAAAAGATTTCAGGAATCCATGACGATGGCTTATCACAGATATCATGGATTGGAAACTAGAATTGTGCGCATATTCAATACCTATGGACCACGAATGCGGTTGAATGATGGCCGTGTCATACCTGCTTTTATGGGACAAGCATTACGCGGTGAAGACATTACTATATTTGGTGATGGTTCACAGACTAGATCTTTTTGTTATGTAGATGATCAGGTAGAAGGAATTTATAGGTTATTGCTTAGTGACTATTCTGATCCAGTCAACATTGGGAATCCTCATGAAATCTCTATCAAAGATTTTGCGCAAGAGATTATTGACTTGACAGGTACGGAACAGAAAATAGTATACCAACCATTGCCACAGGATGACCCTATGCAACGTCAACCAGACATAACCAGAGCTAAAGAAGTATTGGGTTGGGAACCTAAAATAGATCGAAAGGAAGGAATGAAACTTACCTACGAATACTTTAAACAATTGTCCCTAGAAGAATTGAAAAAAAGTGAACACAAAAACTTTAGAAAGCACAGCAGACGCTAG
- a CDS encoding WcaI family glycosyltransferase, whose protein sequence is MEELHSKTITFISLNYAPEDTAIGLYSTQMVEALITAGAHVNVVTAMPYYPQWKIQEPYDKHSSYVKEDSKSVTVYRYKQYVPESPSFLKRVLHILSFTYGSWHNLKKIDCCDLVISIIPFTTSAYLGNRHAKKRKTPHWIHIQDFEFDAALQSGVSGSSKKWVFEQLFRIESKILKKASIISTISHLMIDKLASKTNTLTYYLPNWIEPAKFDIPYTDPHSFLTSEKFKLLYSGNVGDKQDWEFFLAFAKAIPQKDLDIIVVGAGSKMNWLKQNTDYENIHFHDPVPYDQLPQLLSSADAHILFQKYDVVDTVMPSKLLGMMASGKPSLVLGNPASEVRNVIEDSEGGKYLSNYSVNDAVEIIKQWESDQAICEHMGKQAKSYVITNFSRSKILDRWVDKLASLVE, encoded by the coding sequence TTGGAGGAGCTGCATTCAAAAACCATCACCTTCATAAGTCTCAATTATGCGCCTGAGGATACAGCCATAGGACTATACTCCACTCAAATGGTAGAAGCATTAATCACTGCCGGCGCCCATGTTAATGTCGTTACTGCGATGCCCTATTATCCACAGTGGAAGATTCAAGAACCTTACGATAAGCATTCTTCATACGTTAAAGAAGATTCTAAGAGTGTTACGGTCTACCGGTACAAACAATATGTTCCTGAGTCTCCGTCATTTTTAAAGCGAGTCCTTCACATTTTAAGTTTCACTTACGGGAGTTGGCACAATTTGAAGAAAATTGACTGTTGCGATTTGGTAATTTCTATCATTCCATTTACCACATCCGCGTACCTAGGAAATCGACACGCTAAAAAGCGCAAGACTCCACATTGGATCCACATTCAGGATTTTGAGTTTGATGCTGCCCTGCAATCTGGTGTTTCTGGCAGCAGTAAAAAGTGGGTTTTTGAACAACTTTTTAGGATAGAATCAAAAATCCTGAAAAAAGCATCAATTATTAGTACCATAAGTCACTTGATGATCGATAAGTTGGCTTCCAAAACGAATACCCTAACCTACTATCTACCTAACTGGATCGAACCGGCAAAGTTTGATATTCCCTATACGGATCCACATTCATTCTTGACGAGTGAAAAATTCAAGCTTCTTTATAGTGGTAATGTTGGAGATAAGCAGGATTGGGAATTTTTCCTCGCTTTCGCGAAAGCGATACCCCAAAAAGACTTGGATATTATCGTTGTAGGTGCAGGATCAAAAATGAATTGGCTTAAACAAAATACGGATTATGAAAACATTCATTTTCACGATCCAGTTCCCTATGACCAACTACCGCAATTATTATCCAGTGCAGATGCACACATCTTATTTCAAAAATATGATGTGGTGGATACAGTGATGCCATCGAAGCTATTAGGAATGATGGCCAGCGGTAAGCCATCACTGGTTCTAGGAAACCCAGCTTCAGAAGTTAGGAATGTGATTGAAGATTCTGAAGGCGGAAAATATCTATCCAATTACAGTGTGAATGATGCTGTAGAAATAATTAAGCAATGGGAATCTGACCAAGCCATCTGCGAACACATGGGCAAGCAGGCCAAATCTTATGTTATCACTAATTTCTCAAGATCAAAGATTCTTGACCGTTGGGTCGACAAACTCGCCTCACTGGTAGAATAG
- a CDS encoding glycosyltransferase family 4 protein, translated as MIGPFPPPLTGNNIANVEVDAVMESDGWVVRPIDMEIKRGLDQSIGKVTLYKLAIFKTYLKLHYVFSGNVIYCSIGQSFLGIVKYAPFIILATILGKEKIVHLHGNALNSNYLKFSKWQQIISKWLLSRFDKAIVLSESMKANFNLFLPMKRVFVCWNFSQTEATKPKDRQHIGINILFLSNLLPAKGIEVFLDAMDELIATGHKVKIKIAGVPSTDRLDILGRIANNKQIEYCGVVAGGKKSELYDWADVFCMPTLNKLEGQPLVILEALSHGCFIIASNVSGISDVLSSKNGDLIEPIDENLIDSILKILNSPETLVDVENTNRNYCKNFSQSMFRARFLDIINSN; from the coding sequence TTGATCGGGCCTTTCCCGCCGCCATTGACGGGTAATAATATTGCAAACGTTGAGGTCGACGCAGTCATGGAGTCCGATGGTTGGGTTGTAAGGCCTATCGATATGGAAATCAAGAGGGGTCTAGACCAGAGCATTGGCAAGGTTACCTTATACAAACTCGCCATCTTTAAAACCTATTTAAAATTACATTATGTTTTTTCAGGAAACGTTATTTACTGTAGCATAGGTCAATCTTTTCTAGGTATTGTAAAGTATGCGCCATTCATAATATTAGCTACAATTCTAGGGAAGGAAAAAATAGTACATCTACATGGTAATGCATTGAATAGCAATTATTTAAAGTTTAGCAAATGGCAACAGATAATTTCTAAATGGCTGCTTTCTCGTTTTGATAAAGCCATTGTTCTATCAGAATCTATGAAGGCCAACTTCAATCTGTTTTTACCAATGAAAAGGGTCTTTGTCTGCTGGAACTTTTCTCAAACAGAGGCTACAAAACCGAAAGACCGACAACATATAGGTATTAATATATTGTTTCTGAGTAACCTATTGCCAGCTAAAGGGATAGAAGTTTTCCTTGATGCAATGGATGAATTAATTGCAACTGGTCATAAGGTCAAAATAAAAATAGCTGGGGTACCATCCACAGATCGATTGGATATACTGGGGCGTATTGCGAATAATAAACAGATAGAGTATTGTGGCGTTGTGGCTGGCGGTAAAAAATCAGAGCTATACGATTGGGCAGACGTTTTTTGCATGCCTACATTAAATAAACTGGAAGGCCAGCCATTGGTGATTCTAGAGGCATTGAGTCATGGTTGTTTCATTATTGCATCAAATGTTTCAGGAATTTCTGACGTGCTCTCTTCCAAAAATGGTGATTTGATTGAACCAATTGATGAAAATCTGATAGACTCCATTTTGAAAATACTCAATAGTCCAGAGACTTTAGTAGATGTAGAAAACACCAATAGGAATTACTGTAAAAACTTTAGTCAGTCTATGTTTAGAGCACGTTTTTTAGATATCATCAACTCAAATTAA
- a CDS encoding O-antigen ligase family protein, whose protein sequence is MKLNRLEKIYFYICTAGFAMPILPSLLRNIIIVGIAVMTILCFFDKRTKITINFKLAIMGSALYLLYGISLFYTENLDLGIKKLETAASLILLPLFFSGMPDKVKNSLRSRIPVFFSIFITSVALAFIIFFCIFWEHYGVSLFQHFPTVIDKDLGPYNIHPIYLSMHGAIAILMSLHLLTHTKSAKEIAFLIICNIIIAAFMLILIKKGPILSLVIAGFYYVISAGNTKTWTVLGIVGVMFASAIIMHPKVNSKFSELLRIGAEDNIEMSSTNIRMEIYKCGKGIIPQAGMLGFGVGDAREKLLDCYQETNGNLALYKYNSHNQYLSIILRAGFIGLIFFAIYMIYLLFGLIKVNGHIAVSIIVFYLLVMFSENILERENGVVYFSYLSAFLFVAFTGFKK, encoded by the coding sequence ATGAAATTGAATAGATTAGAAAAAATTTATTTTTATATCTGTACGGCAGGATTTGCCATGCCTATTCTTCCCAGTTTATTGCGTAACATAATTATTGTGGGTATCGCCGTGATGACAATTCTATGTTTTTTTGATAAAAGAACTAAGATTACTATCAACTTCAAGCTTGCCATTATGGGATCAGCGCTATACCTGCTCTACGGTATCAGCTTGTTTTATACTGAAAACTTAGATTTAGGCATTAAAAAGCTTGAAACAGCAGCATCACTAATTCTATTGCCGCTATTTTTCAGTGGCATGCCAGATAAGGTCAAGAATTCCCTCCGATCAAGAATTCCCGTTTTCTTCTCCATATTTATTACTTCAGTTGCTTTAGCTTTCATAATTTTCTTTTGCATATTCTGGGAACATTATGGGGTTTCGCTCTTTCAACACTTCCCTACTGTAATTGATAAGGATTTGGGACCGTACAATATCCACCCCATTTATTTGAGCATGCACGGTGCGATCGCTATTCTCATGTCATTACACTTGCTCACCCATACTAAGTCTGCAAAAGAGATTGCCTTTTTGATCATTTGTAATATAATTATCGCTGCATTCATGCTCATTTTGATAAAAAAGGGCCCCATTCTATCACTTGTTATTGCTGGCTTTTATTACGTTATTTCTGCTGGAAACACTAAAACATGGACGGTTCTAGGCATCGTTGGGGTGATGTTTGCATCAGCAATTATCATGCACCCTAAAGTGAACAGTAAATTCTCAGAGCTTCTTAGAATTGGCGCAGAAGATAATATCGAGATGAGCTCGACCAATATAAGAATGGAGATTTATAAGTGCGGTAAGGGAATTATTCCGCAGGCTGGTATGTTAGGTTTTGGTGTTGGTGATGCAAGGGAGAAGTTATTGGACTGCTATCAGGAAACAAACGGGAACTTAGCTTTATACAAATACAATTCCCACAATCAATACTTGAGCATTATACTGCGTGCCGGATTCATTGGGTTAATATTTTTTGCCATTTACATGATCTATTTGCTTTTTGGTCTTATAAAAGTAAATGGTCACATCGCCGTTTCCATCATTGTATTTTATCTGCTTGTGATGTTTTCAGAAAATATTCTGGAGCGAGAGAATGGAGTGGTGTATTTCAGCTATTTATCTGCTTTTCTTTTTGTTGCCTTTACTGGATTTAAAAAGTAA
- a CDS encoding O-antigen polysaccharide polymerase Wzy translates to MIKWRDLFVVVYLLVSLFHFWNFQPENAYIYMLFAANFVVITLMVIYHLYIERSYSPFLSTFIVFNYLFFLVAPMTQITQMVGSEQMIFVNKFPLKEDLVIKTLILVLIFNGSFFAFYLKFKTLVFKRSVSFKTKQTTGNRSLPILSIIWLLMGLIILFANFEFIIYELNRPSWQALEISVVEGLFKTKILFVVPLSGIVITTKAIRLKTSVSNKWVLYIVLILFFVLLLVFKNPLLTKRHELGPIFFILLFLYAPKMINTNLKVCGMIFVAMLIGFPLAQLLTHVDYGAQELLYNPSLLLVEVEKGALTNGYYSLNYDAFLNIGVVIEHVSNHGLSLGYQMLSGILFFVPRAIWTGKPPSSGLIVGNTLDNDYGFSFTNVSNPFVSEAYHNFGFFGVIFFSFFLVCVIILFMKWLRSGNLFKQCTAIYFSLHLLMFLRGDFTNGMAYMGGALLSLYLLPTLAQALLNTFMFSNKKLAISK, encoded by the coding sequence ATGATTAAGTGGAGAGACTTATTCGTAGTGGTTTACCTATTGGTGAGTCTGTTTCATTTTTGGAATTTCCAACCTGAAAACGCATATATCTATATGTTATTTGCGGCAAATTTTGTTGTGATTACGCTTATGGTGATTTATCATTTATATATTGAGAGATCATACAGTCCATTCTTATCTACCTTTATTGTTTTCAATTATTTGTTTTTTTTGGTAGCACCTATGACACAGATTACGCAGATGGTAGGGTCAGAGCAAATGATTTTTGTAAATAAGTTCCCGTTAAAAGAAGACCTTGTGATAAAAACGTTGATTTTAGTTTTAATCTTCAACGGTAGTTTTTTCGCATTTTATCTCAAGTTCAAAACTTTAGTTTTTAAAAGAAGTGTCAGTTTCAAGACAAAGCAAACAACTGGAAATAGAAGCTTACCCATCTTATCTATAATATGGTTATTAATGGGGTTAATTATTCTATTTGCAAACTTTGAATTTATAATTTATGAGTTGAATCGCCCTTCGTGGCAAGCACTAGAGATTAGTGTTGTTGAAGGTTTGTTTAAAACCAAGATTTTATTTGTAGTCCCTCTATCAGGAATAGTAATTACAACCAAGGCCATAAGGTTAAAAACTAGTGTGTCTAATAAATGGGTTCTTTACATTGTTCTAATTTTATTTTTTGTGCTTTTATTGGTTTTTAAAAATCCTTTATTGACTAAGCGACATGAGTTGGGTCCTATATTCTTTATACTTCTATTTTTATACGCACCTAAAATGATAAACACAAACCTAAAGGTATGTGGGATGATATTCGTAGCAATGTTGATAGGTTTCCCATTAGCACAGCTTTTGACACATGTGGATTATGGTGCACAAGAGCTACTTTACAATCCAAGTTTATTGCTTGTTGAGGTAGAAAAGGGAGCTTTGACAAACGGTTATTACAGTCTTAATTATGATGCTTTCCTAAATATAGGAGTAGTTATTGAACACGTTTCAAACCATGGCCTCAGTTTGGGTTATCAAATGCTAAGTGGCATTTTATTTTTTGTGCCGCGAGCCATATGGACTGGAAAACCACCTTCTTCAGGTTTAATCGTTGGGAATACGCTTGACAATGATTACGGATTCAGCTTTACGAATGTTTCTAATCCTTTTGTGTCAGAAGCATATCATAATTTTGGTTTTTTTGGAGTCATCTTTTTTTCTTTTTTTCTGGTCTGCGTCATAATTTTATTCATGAAATGGCTCAGGTCTGGGAATTTATTTAAACAATGTACTGCTATTTATTTCTCACTACATCTACTCATGTTTTTAAGAGGTGATTTTACAAATGGTATGGCATACATGGGCGGTGCTCTCCTTAGCCTTTATTTACTACCTACTTTAGCACAGGCCCTTTTGAACACCTTCATGTTTTCCAATAAAAAATTAGCAATCAGCAAATGA
- a CDS encoding glycosyltransferase translates to MKTKGIIIVQNLIPEYRIKFFNHLKTELGESFKLYSGDQTFDQTIKHSTVLETDKSIGQTFYCGRRVMTQSLDFEIYTTQDIVVLELNPRIITTWLLLIVRKLLNRKTILWGHAWSRKGSSSRTEPLRYLMRLMATEIITYTQRQKDELKIKTPHQIIRASSNALLNKSEMRYTLQNNKALNIIYVGRLVTSKKVMNLYEAFKSIYKALPDDTKLIIVGTGPQKKELVQAVAVDQLESRVEILDVIFDNKILSKLYASSLFSVSPGYIGLNIIQSFGYGVPMIISKQEPHSPEIEAAQENENAIYYETNNNKALEKTILKVFENQDYWISKRRPIHEFCKGNYSIERMCEPFIAVLND, encoded by the coding sequence ATGAAGACTAAAGGCATTATTATCGTTCAGAATCTAATTCCTGAGTATCGGATCAAGTTCTTCAATCATTTGAAAACAGAGTTAGGGGAAAGCTTTAAACTTTACTCAGGCGATCAGACCTTTGATCAAACAATAAAACACTCTACAGTGTTAGAAACTGATAAGTCAATAGGACAAACATTTTATTGTGGTCGCAGAGTTATGACGCAATCACTTGATTTCGAAATATATACCACACAGGATATAGTTGTTCTAGAACTTAACCCCAGAATTATTACTACATGGTTGCTTTTGATAGTTCGCAAGCTTCTTAATCGCAAGACTATTTTATGGGGACATGCGTGGTCTAGAAAAGGCAGTTCATCAAGAACGGAACCTTTAAGGTACCTTATGCGATTGATGGCTACCGAAATCATTACTTATACACAACGTCAAAAGGATGAGCTGAAAATTAAAACACCTCATCAAATAATAAGAGCATCTTCAAATGCACTACTTAATAAAAGTGAGATGCGCTATACCTTACAGAACAATAAAGCCTTAAACATTATTTATGTAGGTAGACTAGTGACTTCAAAAAAAGTTATGAATTTGTATGAGGCCTTTAAGTCTATCTATAAAGCTTTACCTGACGACACAAAGCTTATTATAGTTGGAACAGGACCGCAAAAAAAAGAGCTAGTGCAAGCCGTTGCAGTTGACCAATTAGAATCTAGGGTTGAAATTCTCGATGTGATTTTTGACAATAAAATATTATCTAAGTTGTATGCTAGTTCTTTATTCAGCGTCTCTCCAGGGTATATTGGTTTAAATATTATTCAAAGTTTTGGCTATGGTGTACCAATGATCATTTCAAAACAAGAACCACACAGTCCAGAAATCGAGGCCGCTCAAGAAAATGAAAATGCTATTTACTATGAAACAAATAACAATAAAGCTTTAGAAAAAACCATTCTAAAAGTATTTGAAAATCAGGATTATTGGATTTCAAAGCGTAGACCTATTCATGAATTTTGCAAAGGAAATTATAGTATAGAAAGAATGTGTGAGCCCTTTATAGCTGTCCTAAATGATTAA